In the Cyanobacteriota bacterium genome, one interval contains:
- a CDS encoding class I SAM-dependent methyltransferase, translating into PDTPILDIGCGSGAWLQRLADRGFQNLWGIDQDIEQFRASGAHVHQVNLDMDNLDLPIQHFGLITAIEVIEHLENPGRLFYHASRYLDPHGYLLITTPNIHSVGCRLRFLLTGQLKSFDAKGDPTHIYPVLLTALNRVLPRYGLKIVKKWGYPARGSLVSRPSTLLLSTIAEWFLPNSDPGDTLCLLIRSTTSA; encoded by the coding sequence CCAGACACCCCTATTCTTGACATTGGTTGTGGCTCTGGGGCTTGGTTACAGCGTCTAGCTGACCGGGGTTTCCAGAACCTCTGGGGCATTGACCAAGATATTGAGCAATTTCGAGCCAGCGGTGCCCACGTGCATCAGGTCAACTTAGATATGGACAACCTAGACCTACCTATTCAGCACTTTGGTCTGATTACGGCGATCGAAGTCATTGAACACCTAGAAAATCCAGGTCGATTGTTCTACCATGCTAGTCGCTATTTGGATCCCCACGGCTATCTGCTAATAACCACACCCAACATTCACTCGGTAGGCTGTCGGCTACGGTTTTTGTTGACTGGCCAGCTCAAGTCCTTTGATGCCAAAGGTGACCCTACCCACATCTACCCAGTCTTGTTAACTGCCCTCAATCGTGTGTTACCCCGCTATGGGTTAAAAATCGTCAAAAAGTGGGGCTATCCTGCTCGCGGATCCTTGGTGTCACGACCATCTACCCTGTTGTTGTCTACTATAGCCGAATGGTTCTTGCCCAATTCAGATCCAGGTGACACCCTATGTTTACTGATTCGGTCGACTACCAGTGCTTGA